A portion of the Limanda limanda chromosome 3, fLimLim1.1, whole genome shotgun sequence genome contains these proteins:
- the mettl21e gene encoding methyltransferase like 21e: MESQQSKTTEDSKTKEAELAKAIMSRHFLPSLIGSEAWEGYIFSDLKIRIKESTDLYGAVLWPSAMVLCHFLETNQDKYNLTDKNVIELGAGTGLVSIVSSLLGAKVTSTDLPDVLGNLRYNVQHNTKGRCKYVPLVTELFWGKDVEQRFPSATHCFDYILAADVVYSHPYLEELMDTFDHLCQDNTQILWAMRFRLDPENSFVDRFQQRFHLEELYDLPSLSIKLFWAWRKDTA, encoded by the exons ATGGAGTCTCAACAGTCTAAGACCACAGAGGACTCCAAGACTAAAGAAG CAGAGCTGGCTAAAGCCATAATGTCTCGGcatttcctcccctccctcattGGCTCGGAGGCCTGGGAGGGGTACATCTTCTCTGACCTGAAGATCCGCATCAAAGAGTCCACTGACCTCTACGGAGCTGTCCTCTGGCCCTCG GCAATGGTGCTGTGTCATTTCTTAGAGACCAACCAGGACAAATACAACCTGACTGACAAAAATGTGATTGAACTAGGTGCAGGGACCGGACTGGTCTCCATCGTGTCCAGCCTGTTAG GTGCTAAGGTGACGTCCACTGACCTGCCAGACGTGTTGGGGAACCTCCGGTACAATGTTCAGCACAATACAAAGGGCCGGTGCAAATACGTCCCCCTG GTCACTGAGCTCTTCTGGGGTAAGGATGTGGAGCAGCGTTTCCCCAGCGCCACCCACTGCTTTGACTACATCCTGGCGGCCGACGTGGTGTACTCCCACCCGTACCTGGAAGAGCTGATGGACACCTTCGACCACCTGTGCCAGGACAACACACAGATCCTCTGGGCTATGCGTTTCCGCCTGGACCCAGAGAACAGCTTTGTGGATCGCTTCCAGCAGCGCTtccacctggaggagctgtacGACCTCCCGAGCCTGAGCATCAAACTGTTCTGGGCCTGGAGGAAGGACACGGcctga
- the LOC132998164 gene encoding protein-lysine methyltransferase METTL21C-like, which produces MRSRDEEEDEDEEEEGEEGLEIQDQLRVREEGNRDEDEERDNQESYNDETESERRDAEEEENEDEDDFDEEMETIMVVMDEKDKPERGDSNCSNTASDEEISEQMLEKQTAAQLFKPPAWTPSIMCSLGKDIYHYAGEDIVIYESIDSFGAVMWPAALALCSFLDNNREEVNLQGKEVLELGAGTGLVTIVATLLGAVVTVTDLPDVLSNLRANVMRNTRGRCRHLPKVEVLSWSYDLEPTYPASLHRYDYVLAADVVYHHDFLPELLATMKHFCRPGTKVIWANRVRMESDLTFTENFKKTFHTSLVAEDGDMKIFMGTCRKGDTEKEWLDH; this is translated from the exons ATGAGAAGCAGAgacgaggaagaagatgaagatgaagaggaggaaggtgaagaggGGCTTGAAATCCAGGATCAGCtgagagtgagggaggaaggaaacagggatgaagatgaagaaagagaCAACCAGGAAAGTTATAATGATGAGACAGAGTCTGAGAGAAGAGATgccgaagaagaagaaaatgaggatgaggatgatttTGATGAAGAGATGGAGACGATCATGGTCGTCATGGACGAGAAGGACAAACCTGAGAGGGGTGATTCAAACTGCAGCAACACGGCCAGCGATGAAGAGATTTCAG AACAGATGTTAGAGAAACAAACTGCTGCACAGCTGTTCAAACCCCCGGCCTGGACTCCCAGCATCATGTGCAGCCTTGGTAAAGACATCTACCACTACGCAGGGGAGGACATCGTCATCTATGAATCCATAGACTCCTTTGGAGCAGTCATGTGGCCGGCA GCGCTGGCTCTGTGCTCCTTCCTGGACAAcaacagggaggaggtgaaCCTACAGGGGAAGGAGGTGCTGGAGCTGGGAGCAGGGACAGGACTGGTCACCATCGTGGCCACACTGCTTG GAGCTGTGGTCACAGTCACCGACTTACCGGATGTGTTGAGTAACCTCAGGGCAAATGTGATGAGGAACACCAGGGGGCGTTGCAGACACCTGCCCAAGGTGGAGGTTCTGTCCTGGAGCTACGACCTTGAGCCCACCTACCCTGCATCCCTCCACAGGTACGACTACGTGCTGGCAGCCGATGTGGTCTACCACCACGACTTCCTACCCGAGCTCCTGGCCACCATGAAGCATTTCTGTCGACCCGGGACGAAGGTGATCTGGGCCAACAGGGTCAGGATGGAGTCTGATCTGACTTTCACCGAGAACTTTAAAAAGACTTTTCACACAAGTTTAGTGGCGGAGGACGGAGACATGAAAATCTTCATGGGGACGTGCAGAAAGGGAGACACAGAAAAGGAGTGGTTGGATCACTGA